A genome region from Alicyclobacillus acidocaldarius subsp. acidocaldarius DSM 446 includes the following:
- a CDS encoding long-chain fatty acid--CoA ligase, with product MMNYPLLLKSPLYRAKTIFPEKEIVSRGYNGVFRYTYRDLYDRVCRLANALDRVLGVKALEHVGSFAWNHHRHLELYYAVPCSQRVLHTVNIRLFPEQIAYVINHAEDKVLFVDEDLLPLIEAVAPKLTTVQAYVVMTDNDKLPETKLTNVYHYEELIRQGDPHFDFPTFDENTPALISYTSATTGNPKGVVYTHRGLYLHCLTVLVDELGTREADVTMPVVPMFHVNAWGRPYADTWIGAKQVYPGPRPTAKDLADLIHNERVTYSAGVPTIWMGILNHVRQHPGEYDFSCVRFFMSGGSALPAALTEAYEKELGVKLYQGYGQTETSPVTFVSFPKTSLKDLPDEEKYRLRAKTGLILPGLEMKIVNEKGEEVAHDGKEMGELLLKGPWIIDSYYKDPEKTKEAFTEDGWFRTGDIATIDENGYLQIVDRVKDLVKSGGEWISSVDLENALMAHPAVMEAAVIAIPHEKWQERPLACVVLREEYRGKVTKEDLQAHLSKMVAKWWLPDDYVFVEEIPKTSVGKFSKKTLREQYDKGQLVSMY from the coding sequence ATGATGAACTATCCGCTTCTGCTGAAATCGCCGCTTTATCGCGCGAAGACCATCTTCCCGGAGAAGGAGATTGTCTCGCGCGGATACAACGGCGTGTTTCGCTACACGTACCGGGATTTGTACGATCGCGTCTGCCGGCTCGCGAATGCGCTGGATCGCGTGCTCGGCGTGAAAGCGCTTGAACACGTCGGATCGTTCGCCTGGAACCACCACCGGCACCTGGAGCTCTACTACGCGGTGCCGTGTTCGCAGCGCGTGCTGCACACCGTGAACATCCGGCTGTTTCCCGAGCAGATTGCCTACGTGATCAACCACGCCGAGGACAAGGTGCTGTTTGTCGATGAGGATCTCCTGCCTCTCATTGAAGCGGTCGCGCCGAAGCTCACGACCGTGCAGGCGTACGTCGTCATGACGGACAACGACAAGCTGCCGGAGACGAAGCTCACGAACGTGTACCACTACGAGGAGCTCATTCGCCAGGGCGATCCGCACTTCGACTTCCCGACGTTCGACGAGAACACCCCGGCGCTCATCAGCTACACCTCGGCGACGACGGGCAATCCCAAAGGCGTCGTCTACACGCATCGCGGCCTCTATCTCCACTGCCTGACGGTGCTCGTCGACGAACTCGGCACGCGCGAGGCGGACGTGACGATGCCGGTGGTGCCCATGTTCCACGTGAACGCGTGGGGCCGGCCGTACGCCGACACCTGGATTGGCGCGAAGCAGGTGTATCCGGGCCCTCGGCCGACGGCAAAGGATCTGGCGGATCTCATTCACAATGAGCGCGTGACGTACTCGGCAGGCGTGCCGACCATTTGGATGGGCATTCTGAATCACGTCCGCCAGCATCCGGGCGAGTACGACTTCTCGTGCGTGCGCTTCTTCATGTCGGGCGGATCGGCGCTGCCAGCGGCACTTACCGAAGCCTACGAGAAGGAGCTTGGCGTGAAGCTGTACCAAGGCTACGGCCAGACGGAGACGAGCCCGGTGACCTTCGTCTCCTTCCCCAAGACGAGCCTGAAAGATCTGCCGGACGAGGAGAAGTACCGGCTGCGCGCGAAGACGGGCCTCATTCTGCCCGGCCTCGAGATGAAAATCGTCAACGAGAAGGGCGAGGAGGTCGCCCACGACGGCAAGGAGATGGGCGAACTTCTCCTCAAGGGGCCGTGGATCATCGACTCCTATTACAAAGACCCGGAGAAGACCAAGGAAGCGTTCACGGAGGACGGGTGGTTCCGCACCGGCGACATCGCCACCATCGACGAGAACGGCTATCTGCAGATTGTCGATCGCGTCAAGGATCTCGTGAAGTCGGGCGGCGAATGGATCTCGTCCGTGGACCTCGAGAACGCCCTCATGGCGCATCCGGCGGTGATGGAGGCGGCCGTGATCGCCATCCCTCACGAGAAATGGCAGGAGCGGCCGCTCGCGTGCGTGGTCCTGCGCGAGGAGTACCGCGGCAAGGTCACGAAGGAGGACCTGCAGGCGCACCTGTCCAAGATGGTGGCGAAGTGGTGGCTGCCCGACGACTACGTGTTCGTCGAGGAGATCCCGAAGACGAGCGTCGGCAAATTCTCGAAGAAGACGCTGCGCGAGCAGTACGACAAGGGCCAGCTCGTGTCCATGTACTGA
- a CDS encoding acyl-CoA dehydrogenase family protein, translating to MDFSYSDKVVALKRRLEEFMEEVVYPGERIYYEQLASQPSRWMIPPIMEEMKAKAKAAGLWNLFLPDSEYGAGLTNLEYAPLAEVMGRSPIAPEVFNCNAPDTGNMEVLVRYGTPEQKEKWLKPLLAGEIRSCFSMTEPEVASSDATNISASIVRDGDEYVINAHKWWSSGAGDPRCKFAIVMGKTNPDAPKHEQQSMIIVPLDTPGVKIVRTLNVFGYDDAPHGHAEIVFDHVRVPKENLIWGEGKGFAIAQGRLGPGRIHHCMRQIGMAERALELMVQRVKERVAFGRPLAEQGVIREWIAESRIEIEQARLLVLKAAYMMDTVGNKAAQKEIAMIKVVAPNVAQRVIDRAIQAFGAAGVSQDTPLAYMWTQARVIRIADGPDEVHKRHVARLELAQGAERPN from the coding sequence GTGGATTTCTCGTACTCCGACAAAGTGGTGGCGCTGAAGCGCAGGCTTGAGGAATTCATGGAGGAAGTCGTCTATCCCGGCGAGCGCATCTACTACGAGCAGCTCGCGTCCCAGCCGAGCCGCTGGATGATTCCCCCCATCATGGAGGAGATGAAGGCGAAGGCCAAGGCGGCGGGGCTCTGGAACCTGTTTCTCCCGGATAGCGAGTACGGCGCCGGGCTCACGAACCTCGAGTACGCGCCGCTCGCCGAGGTGATGGGCCGGTCGCCCATCGCGCCGGAGGTGTTCAACTGCAACGCCCCGGACACGGGCAACATGGAGGTCCTCGTCCGCTACGGCACACCCGAGCAGAAGGAGAAGTGGCTGAAGCCGCTCCTCGCCGGCGAGATCCGCTCGTGCTTTTCCATGACGGAGCCGGAGGTGGCATCCTCCGACGCCACCAACATTTCGGCGAGCATCGTCCGGGACGGAGACGAATACGTGATCAACGCGCACAAGTGGTGGTCGTCCGGCGCGGGCGATCCGCGCTGCAAATTCGCCATCGTGATGGGGAAGACGAATCCCGACGCGCCGAAGCACGAGCAGCAATCCATGATCATCGTGCCGCTTGACACACCAGGCGTCAAAATTGTCCGGACGCTCAACGTGTTCGGCTACGACGACGCACCTCACGGACACGCCGAAATTGTGTTCGATCACGTGCGCGTGCCGAAGGAAAACCTCATCTGGGGCGAGGGCAAGGGATTCGCCATCGCGCAGGGGCGGTTAGGGCCCGGGCGGATCCACCACTGCATGCGGCAGATTGGCATGGCGGAGCGGGCGCTCGAGCTCATGGTCCAGCGCGTCAAGGAGCGCGTCGCGTTTGGGCGGCCGCTCGCGGAGCAGGGCGTCATTCGCGAGTGGATCGCCGAGTCGCGCATCGAGATTGAACAGGCGCGGCTGCTCGTGCTGAAGGCCGCGTACATGATGGACACCGTGGGCAACAAGGCCGCGCAGAAGGAAATCGCCATGATCAAGGTGGTCGCGCCCAACGTGGCGCAGCGCGTCATCGATCGCGCCATTCAGGCGTTCGGCGCCGCGGGCGTCAGCCAGGATACGCCGCTCGCCTACATGTGGACACAGGCGCGCGTCATCCGGATTGCGGACGGCCCGGACGAGGTGCACAAGCGCCACGTGGCGAGGCTCGAACTCGCCCAGGGGGCGGAGCGGCCGAACTAG
- a CDS encoding MaoC family dehydratase N-terminal domain-containing protein: MELADFERLLGVWSKPVKNEVEKGAIRKFADAIGDPNPLYHDEERAAQSRFGRLVAPPTFSRTFDYGVIPGLEMPTEGLIHGEMSYTYHKPILAGDVLYASFALTDVKERAGKLGRMILLVFTYKVENEAGELVQEAKSTVIYRPEGGGAK, from the coding sequence ATGGAACTCGCGGATTTTGAGCGGTTGCTTGGCGTGTGGTCCAAACCGGTCAAGAACGAGGTGGAGAAGGGGGCCATTCGGAAGTTCGCCGATGCCATCGGCGACCCGAACCCGCTCTACCACGACGAGGAGCGCGCGGCGCAGAGTCGGTTCGGCCGCCTGGTGGCGCCTCCGACGTTCAGCCGCACGTTTGACTACGGCGTGATCCCGGGCCTCGAGATGCCGACGGAGGGCCTGATTCACGGCGAGATGTCCTACACGTATCACAAGCCCATCCTCGCGGGCGACGTGCTGTACGCGAGCTTCGCGCTCACGGACGTGAAGGAGCGGGCCGGCAAGCTCGGAAGGATGATCCTGCTCGTCTTCACGTACAAGGTGGAGAACGAGGCGGGCGAACTCGTCCAGGAAGCGAAGTCGACGGTGATCTATCGACCGGAAGGGGGCGGGGCGAAATGA